DNA from Electrophorus electricus isolate fEleEle1 chromosome 5, fEleEle1.pri, whole genome shotgun sequence:
CTAACACTGCAACCTTTCTCGGCATGGTGACaaagttttaacattttaaaattacttttaaagtTAAAGCTGTATTAAtcgttgtttttaaaaaaagatttttaaaaacacattcttagTTGTTTTGATCTAGAAGGCCTATATGTTACTTAAACAGGTAACAATGATTATATTATTTCACTTGTTATAATGCTTACTGGAAGTTTTCAAATCATGTAATTTCCCTATTTTAGTTCAGAAAAAATATTCACCCAGTTCAAAATCACATGGTGCTTTTGGGACCTTCTTCTAAAGaggtttaaaatgtaaatgcaatagGAATGTACATTTCTATTTGTCTTATAAAGTCCCTTAATATCCTTCTATATAACCCATACAGTAGTTATTCAGTTACATGCATATGTTGTCTATAGTTAAACTAGCCAGTAGGGAGAACTTCACAGCGAAACTATTGACTCTGACTATTTCACTGTAACTGATTAATTTAAAGTACGTTTGCAGTTAGCTATAGTTCACCATTTGTTATTGAATACCTTCCATTGGCTAAATTGGCAGAGTAGGGAACACCATATCTGGGGTTTTTTAATTCTTCTATTTTGTTCTTACTTTTCTTGGACACCCAACAGCTAAACGTTACAAATCAACAGCTAAATGTTACAAATCAACAGTGAATATTTAAAGTCCAcatatattgtttatttctacatcaataatttaaaaataatcttcCTTCGTTATGCCACTTCTGAATTAAAATTTCCCgctttttaatttcaaattatGAATAAATCTAACCTCTGACACGCTTGAAAAAGCCtacaataaatttaaaaataaaaagaaaaaattctcAAATTTGTATACGATAGCCTGCTTAAAGTCATTTTCAACACATTGTAttttagtctctctctcgctggaTACCGTATAATATGGGCATAATtaccaatttaaaaaatgtaaaaagagaaatataaaaacagcCTGTTTAGCTATTCATTATTCTTCCAAGAATTCATATTCCACTTGTGCTTTTGCGAGTAGGTACATGCATGAAAATATGTAACCGTTTCCTAATTGAGAAAATGTCTTCATAAAGGCTACACGCTATAATACGTCTTAGGCTATCCTTTATTGTGATGTAATACTTATGGGTTATGTGACTTCTATCTTGAAAAAAGTATACAAATTGCCTTAAGCCTACATGTTTTGGTTATATTTAACTTTTATCTGCATTTCAGAGATAGTGTTAGGCCTTTTCCTTGAAATACCAATTTTAATCAgtagatttaaaaacaataaaacaaaaataaataatgccaaaacagttaATGCAGACtagtcagtgttttattttaaaccacGTCCCAGGCCTACGTATGCGCCATATGACACAACGGAATAGCTGAGTGGATGAGATggttcctctctctgtgtgtgtgtacacatatatatatatatatatatatatatatatatatatatatatatatatatatatatatatatatatatagagagagagagagagagagagagagagagagagagagagagagagagagagagagagtgagagagagagagagagagagagagagagagagagagagatagctagatagctagatatTCAAAGTTCTGTTGAAGTAGGCTATATATAAGCTATATATTAAGCTATAtatgcttgcacagctgatgaaagaccacTAcctgaaacgttctgtttctctggaaactttcactacaatgtttaaataaaaataataataataataatatatatatatatataaagtttccggagaaacaggacgtttcagagTTTcagatagaggtccttcatcagctgtgcaaggaAAGGGtttcacagacacatatatatcGGATATATGCATCAAATTACAGTACACGGCTGTGGGCTATGTGTCTGTGAAAACGTTGGCAAAGGACTGAAAAATTATAGTTATCTTACTTTATGATACATTACTTGTCCAGATTGTAGCTTTGTTACTGATTATTCAGAAGTTCAAACTCTGAAAGTATTATGATTTCTGCCACTCAGAGTTACGCTTCGTGACGACCCTATACTGTATCGAAAGCTAAGTGGGACGTGATAGTATATTTCCAGACGATGTTATATGTTTAAGATGAAAGAACAAATTCCAGAGGCTTTTGCACCCCTGGAAAGATGATTTCAAAACAGCCGTGTCGACTTCTCGGAAACCATCTCCTCCCCctaataaaacaatatactGTCTCACTGACAACGCAAAAGGTTTCCTTAAACATAGGTCGAGTACGCTGTCATTGTCTTATTGTTAAACATTTGGTGTTACCAACAGCTGAGTAGCAAAAACTATTAATAGGTCTATTAATTCATCAAGAACATCCATTTTGTGGAACCGCCCAGGCCGTAAACAAGATGGCTGCTGTCCCATATGAGGTCAGACGTTTTGGCTACGAGTCATATCTCTAATCAGAGTAAAATGTTAAGTGGGCATCATAATAATTCGTTTTAACTAGTTTTCCACATATTAAGTCTTCATAATCAAATTAGTAGTGAAACGTTAATATTGTTGGGTATTCTATAGCCTAGTATAGCGAGCGCAAAATTCAACCACTTAAATAGAAATAACTTTTCGAACTATAACTGTAAATTATTCATGAATCTTTGCTGTTTCCTTTTCAAGACTGCGTGAAGAAAACTGCTATGTGTATAGCTTTATCTggttaaatgtcatttttattccaaTTTTGGGGCTTTGGACATGTTTAAATTAGCTTCTCCTTCTTTAAATCATGTCTGTGTAGTCTATTCATAATATTTTTGCGTCTATAAACaatgctttcttttcttttcaacatGCGGTGTGACTCCAGCTGCGTGTTGGCTCTAAACACGGGCATCATGCATATTCTACAGCCAATGCCATTTGACAAAAGGTTTTAATGCCGATGTATCCAAGCAGTTTTAGCTTTAAAGCAAAGGTCATCGAAGGCATTTGGTGTTTTAGAGAGAGCAGATGTGCTCTGCAACATTACCACAACTGTAAGACTTGTGGTTTTTATATTAGGCctattacaatgtgttaaagtattattattatcctaATTTACAAACTTTAAATGTCAAACACCGATAATAAGAATCTGCGAATACGAAATCTGTTAATACGAGGTGACGCCACTAATAAATACTGAAGATATTTTTATAGACCAGAAAATGACCGTGTCCATGAAATTTATTGTTCAGCCGATCGGTGAAAACAGCAACTCATTCACTCATGCTAACATagcatgtaaaagaaaacagctcTGTAACATGAACATACCATGTTAGCAACTTAtttatcattacattttaaatgttactgtttAAATCAAGTAAGAATGTTGAATACTACTTGAATACTAAAGAGGcgtaacactgcactgttttgtaaataaacaggtcaaataaaaaaaataaagtattgatttattgaatgaatgaattaatgaatgaatgctgcTTCAAGCTCCGAGGTGCCGTTTCGCTTGGCAACACACCATTTAGCCTACTTAAAACGCCTAATATGACAGCAAGTCGAAACGCAACTTGCTTCGACGTGAAGAATTCCCATAAAAAGTAGAACTAGGTTACAATAAACCTCTAAGAACGGAGAATGCATCAGATATTTGCCTGTGGACATACGGTTCATTTGagtatttgtttctgttttacatatttGTCTCATTCCTCTGAAGTCAATGAATATCAAACTAATAAAGAAGCAAAACATATCAGTATAAAAACCTGTTTAATGATACATAATTATAACCTATGCGTTATCCACAATCAAGAAGGACGGTGTCCATAGCCGGATTACCTTTTTGCACATCTATATATTTTTCGGATATCAGTTAACAAAACGAACCACAGACTTTTCTTCGCAATGACTTAAGAATTCCCAACTAGCTTTGGGAGTCAAAGGTTCTGGAAACATGCAAACGTGCACAAACGATGCAAGCGTCGAGATAATGTATTTCATTAGAGAATCGCTAAGGATTACAATCTAATCAGCGAACACACCGTGTAGCCTAAACGTCAGGGAAGAGGTCACTTAAGAGGGTTTCTGTATTTGCTTTTTCTTGTGATCTCTCTTCATGTACCttgaagaaaaaatataaaatttaagtTTGATACATAAAAGATGTTAGCACCTCAAACTCTGAACAGATTAGTCCAGTCTGAtacaatgtattttaaatagTAGCATTCATGGCTTTTTAAATGAGTATATATTAGATATACAGCTACATTTTCACACTCATTcctcacaaaataaataattctataTAATATAGGCTATTGTAGACCTGGATAACCAGACTCAGGTTATCAGAACTGGAAATACCCGACCGGTTTCAATTATATTGTTTAGTCTCGAAGCAGCTCATCCTTAATGCTGATGTGTTGTTCTACGCTGTTCAGTCAGAAAATCCTTCGTGCCCAAAACGACGGTCACCATAGGTGCATCACCAAAAATGCAGCGCTACACGCGACAAGGGTATGCGCGTGGCTGGATTCAAACAATATAGAAGTAAAATTAACTGAAGCATAAACTTTACACAATGCATCAAAACACGTGCAACACTGGCTCTGCAAATACCTCTAATTTTATAACATCGAGTGCAGACTATGGTGGaggtgttaaatgttttataaagcGCTGCCGCAGGTGTACTTCATCGGATCTGAGGTCTGTCGCGTGGCTTGATTTCGTTCATCAAACGCCCTCGCGCCGGATCACGCGGGTGCCTGCCTCGGGTCAGCTGACTCAATCACGTGACCAAAGCTTAGCTTCGCTGCACAAAATGGAGTTGTCGGATTCGGTGGCAAAGGGGCTCCAAACCTTGGCCGACCCCGCTTATCTCGGCCTGCACCACTTCACGGCGTTAATCGAAGTGGCCTTCCGCAGTCTGCTGTCTTCGCGAGCCGACGGCGTGTTCGGTAAGATGGCTGTGTCGATCCCTCGCGCTCGGGAACTTCCGGCCTAGTTCCAGACGTGAAGGAAGACGAGCAGCTTGAAGTGTCAGCCCCTGCAGCGCCTGGCTTTACTAGCAGAAATGCAATGCTTAAACTGTCGATTAATCGGCATGCAACGTCTCCATGTGATGTGTGCAGTGCGAACCTCCTCACACAGCTCAGTGATCGACTAAGATGGATGTTTTGGGCTAGGCTAGTGCATTAGCATGTGCTGTAGCCTGTTCATAGTATGTTGGCAACATGATGAGTAATAATGACTACCTAAGAATGCATTTAATGCTTGCAGTGAACCTGGATATATTAGATGCCGGGTAACCAGTTAGCTACGTATTGTGGAGCTAATGGTGTGTTATGAGGTGTTTCACAAAGAACCAGTGTATAACCTTATGCTAAATCTCTTTCATCTCTTacatgaggggtgtgtgtgtgtgtgtgtgtggacagagacagatatgGGCGTACGTGTTAAAAATGATTGCAGTGTATTTTATTTCGGCTCGTCGCAGATCACCCAGATCTGAAGATCATTGATCAAGCTCTTCTGAAACACTGTCACGTCGCAGCAACAACGTTTATTTTAGAAGCAGTGAAGCAAAATGCAGACAAGTCAACTATTAGGTAAATTCTATTTTATAAAATGTCTACTGCTATTTCTGCAGTGTGTCGTAATTTGACAACGTGCttctgagatttaaaaaaaagtgtgtccTTGCAGCTCGTGCCTTGAAGAGGTCAAATTTGACACTGAAAGATCGGACGCTTTTTATACAGCATACCAGGTTATGTATCTTACTGAAAGTGACGCTTGATATGTAAAGGTGTTGTTTCTAATAGACTTacaattaattttgttttttccttagaaaaacaaaacaagtctgGAGAATCTGTTGTCTAGGTGAGTAATAAACTTATTAACCTATTTAGTTTTCCATTGAGCTGACTTTGGATctcgggctgtgtgtgtggaacgtACGCTACTCCGTTTACCACCCGTAACGTGTTACGTTTTGATCGGCTTTTCTAGCATCGACGGATGTCCTCCTCATGTAACCGATGCGTCGTGGCGTCTGGACTATTGTATAAAGGTGGCCCGCGTTGTTGGCTAAATATAGAGGTGTGAGATGACCAATACGTTTCTAAACCGCTTCTCTTTATTTTGTTAGAATGGCCACGTGCATAAGGTCAATCAGCCGTCCTATCTGATTTCTTTCAGCACTCAGGTATGGGTCTACAACAGTTTATTCAGCAGTTCGTCGGGGTTTTTAACCTGTTGAGTGCATTGCATTGACTAAAAACCGTCATTTTACAGAATGGGGAGAACGGAGCAACGTCTTCAGAAGTAAACTTTAGTTGCACATTGGAGCAACTTCAGGTATTTGAAATGCTAAGATCATATACATTCTGTTGATTTAATAAAAATCTTCATTGACTGTTCCATATAGGGTAGCTTCGTAGGCCTGCGTCCAGGGAGATGTGATCTAGATTTGCAGGGGAGACTCGGTGACCGTGTCGAGAAACCCCTGTAGCAGGATGCAAGCCTGAGTTTGTGTCCTACAGGTTAATCATTTTCAATTTTGACATCTCGGATGAAGAAATGGTATGACATGTCTGCGAAACGTCCCAAGAGATGTTTGAATTAAAACGATGTGTTATACAAAAATGTGAAATCCAGCGGTAGTCAAAAAGGAATGTGGAAGCAAACTACTGTCATACGcactaaatatttttgctagCATTGGCTTGAGATGAATAAAACGTCGAAAAGTGCTAGTTGACGTTACGACGTTGTTGACCTCTGACATCTGTGAAACCTGACCTGATGTATGCGTGTGGAGGAGAAAAATCGTGCGGTTTATGAAATGTCTGCTGCTTGTCTTTATATATGTTaggtttttatttctgtacacACGATAATTAATCGCCCCATTAATAATCGAGTCACATACGTTGTATGAACATTACGTAGTATATAACCATATATCAcgctaaaatatacaaattgAATCTCATATAATAGTTGCTACGAAGTGACAGGAACATCCGAGCTCAGAAGTTGCCAGAATGGGGTACTACTTTATATTCTCACTTTGCAAGACAGTTGAGAGTTCATTTGCACTTAATTTTGCAGATTGCATTGTCAGAATTGGATTTCACTGACCTTTGTACACGAGTGCACCAAATATATTTAACAGCTAAATTTCAGCGACATTCTGCGTTGTCTCGGAGCTGGAGGGATCCTCTTCATAATCATACTGTTGAATAAATGTAACTTGATAGGCCAGTGTAAGCTTCCGTGATAATACAGGTAAGGTTCCAGTTCATGGtggtttttatttagttttgtacgtagataaaaataaataataaatatatatagccagtgcagttgttttttttttaaatatcggAGGGGCGGGGGGTCGTTGCGCAGTGATTTCTGAATCGGTTTTAGATAATCGGGCAATACTCCAATTAACCGAATGGGTATTAACTATTATCAGCAACTTTGCTTTGAGGGAGCTGAGGCTCCTGCTTCCAATATTTGACTTATGGAGACGTTTTGGCTGTTTGAATGGGGTTCCTTGGAACGGTACTACAGAGTCTTTGTAATTTTAAGCAAAAAAGGCGCATCATGCCTGTCTGATTTAAATTTGGTAAGTGCATGTAGACTTATTGTCCATCAACTTGCATATCAGGTCTGTTGAGTTGTAGCTTACTTTTTGGAGGATAAAAAGACATTAGAAAGCAGAACGTAGGTTAGTTGGgagaaaatactgaaatgaaAGAGTTTACTCTTGGACAATGTTTCCAGCAAGGCCACGTATGGAGTGTTTGTAGCTTGTCTCAGTCGAGGGAGGACTGCGCATCTCAAATTACGTTTGTCTTTGCTTTTGCTGTGAAAAAACATTGCTGTGATATTTCACCTGCGAGAATTAACAAAcgttatttaaaccctgtttaGGATCTGGTGGCAAAACTCAAGGACGCAGGTAAAACTATGGAGCGCGCCTCCCAACTTTAGCCGCGCGCACGTCCGTTTTCCGTGATCAGATCCTTCTTCAGCCAGTTCCCATCGGAGACGACATGACGTGTTTTGCTGCTTTTGTGCCATTTTCGTGTttgtaatttcattttaaaaaatgtattaaataaaatatgatacaAACGTCTCTTGTGAAGTGGGAAACGGTTTTGAGTTTTGTCCTGCCTGTTATTAGCAATTCATATAGTTAATTCGTTTGTGCCTCCTTGCAAGGCAGTCGTTTTTAAAGTATAACAGGCCCATTACACTACATTACGGGCCCAGTTAAAGTTGTTTGTACAATAGGTCCAACTGGACCTTTCAATCAAAACAGTTTATGCACCAGTAGGGTAGCTCACGAACAAAAAGACGGCGTGCTCATTGGAGCCAAAAGAAGAcgaaaatcaataaataatgaTCTCTATTGGAACCCCTTTATTCGGCATTGGCCAACAGATGAAAGCATGTCGAAAGAACAGCGCTACTGCTGTTAAGTTCGAGAGGTTGGCTTTCTGCATCGGTCTGTCCCACCGCGTCCTTTTCCAGCTGACCATTGCCTTTATCAATACAAAGGCATGACTGGCCGGGTAACAGATTGCTTCTCGTGGCATGTACTGTAGGCCAATCTACATGCTTTCATCTGATGCACAGGCTTTGCACTGTGACCGTGACGTGCAATTATGCCTTATGGAGGTGCGAAGTTGGCGATGCTTTGACCAGTGATGCCAATTCcacattttaaatagaaataatgatgaaataaaatcaaCCGGAACGACACTCAGGACCGCGTCGCGCTGTTCTCACAATTCTCGGTTTACTCGTCAGTAGCGAAGCCGGCGCGAGTACACCGACACATATTCCCGGGCCGCCCTTAAGGAGCGGTGCCACGTGACGCGCGGGGCGGTCGAACTACAAGCCATTTTGGGGACGGTGTCAGTTTCCACTGAGCTTTCAGCGCAGCGCTTTTCCGAAGAGGCGATAGCGGGATCTAACCGAGGGGAAACCCGGCATTTTCGCGGCGCATTTTAACAGCGAGTGGCGTGAACACAAGTGACTGCGAATCTTCGCGGTggagcgttttttttttttttttttttccttccgcGCGCTGGCGTTGCCGTGCTCTTAGTGCAACTGACAGCGTCTGCAGCTCGCTTCAAGATGGCCGCTTGGCTCGCGCTCAGTTCGTGCTGATCGACTTCTAACTTTCATTGTCCAAACTCCTTCACGCCCGAGGACTCGCGTCTGCACCGCAAGGTGTGTGTCCGTCGATGTCGTTTCTTACCAACGTGCAATTTCAGACCGAGTGCTTTGCATGCatcgttgttgttttttgtccGCTTAAACTGGATCCGCGTCTCGGTTGGTGCGGGAGGTGACAGGCTCGAGCACTCTGTCGCTCCGTCCAGTGTTTCAGgtttttagtttttcctctctgGAGGTTTTATGCTGCTCGCCTTATTAGTTCACACCGTGTTAACGGATGTGTGACTTGTTAgatttctgtgtttgctttgtccTGCTGGCTGCAGTCAGTGGTTAAGTTTATTAATGAACCCGAGCCGCTTAAAATCGCAAGCGTGTCGGGTCAAATGTTTACAAGAGCCAGTGATCAAAAGCGTTTTCCTCTTATTGTATCGTGGTGTAATTCTACAGTTTTATAGATATGAAACCCCTAATGTGTGGAGAAGTGGCCGAAATAAATGTGGTGCAGAAATTGCCCTATTTCTAAGTATTTTCAACTTAAATTCATGAGGATGAC
Protein-coding regions in this window:
- the commd3 gene encoding COMM domain-containing protein 3; this encodes MELSDSVAKGLQTLADPAYLGLHHFTALIEVAFRSLLSSRADGVFDHPDLKIIDQALLKHCHVAATTFILEAVKQNADKSTISSCLEEVKFDTERSDAFYTAYQKNKTSLENLLSSIDGCPPHVTDASWRLDYCIKNGHVHKVNQPSYLISFSTQNGENGATSSEVNFSCTLEQLQDLVAKLKDAGKTMERASQL